One genomic region from Stackebrandtia nassauensis DSM 44728 encodes:
- a CDS encoding GntR family transcriptional regulator, which produces MPEHAYVVIAGDYARRIRSGELPPRTQLPSYAEIQVDNVTGERVSDIVVRKAIEMLISQGLVYSVRRRGVFVADQPSLIRISPERSMEKAESTFTNESGKEVHVEREFSIIPANAEVAQALDLEEGNEVSHVVTRVTENGQPVSISDTFQPKGFEGTVDAVVLEETVSDDEPPNEAHAEWLNVKAGDLVKRVDQRFLDEVDRPVMVSKVSYPRDRYKAMTFRMSLEPAS; this is translated from the coding sequence ATGCCGGAGCACGCATACGTGGTGATCGCAGGGGACTATGCCCGGCGCATCCGCTCGGGGGAGCTACCCCCGAGGACACAACTGCCCAGTTACGCGGAGATCCAGGTGGACAACGTCACTGGCGAAAGGGTCTCGGACATCGTCGTTCGCAAGGCGATTGAGATGTTGATCAGCCAAGGGCTGGTTTACTCTGTCCGTCGCCGTGGCGTCTTCGTGGCCGACCAGCCAAGCCTCATCCGTATCTCCCCGGAGCGTTCGATGGAGAAGGCCGAGTCCACGTTCACCAACGAGAGCGGCAAAGAGGTGCATGTTGAGCGTGAGTTCAGCATCATCCCGGCGAATGCCGAAGTCGCGCAAGCCCTAGACCTCGAAGAAGGCAACGAAGTAAGTCACGTCGTTACGCGGGTCACCGAAAACGGGCAGCCGGTGTCTATATCGGACACATTTCAGCCGAAAGGGTTCGAAGGTACCGTCGATGCCGTGGTTCTCGAAGAGACCGTAAGCGACGATGAACCGCCCAATGAAGCCCATGCGGAATGGCTCAACGTCAAGGCGGGTGACCTCGTCAAGCGAGTCGACCAACGGTTCCTAGACGAAGTGGACCGCCCCGTCATGGTGTCTAAGGTGTCGTACCCGCGCGATCGATACAAGGCAATGACATTCCGCATGTCGCTGGAACCAGCCAGCTAA